A region of Oceanivirga salmonicida DNA encodes the following proteins:
- a CDS encoding DJ-1 family glyoxalase III: MKVVMTLVKDFELLEAVGSIDMLRRADIDLDIVSVFNEDIVMSYHNVGLTVDKKMKDIDLNSYDMLILPGGAGTVNYFNSKELMQVVKEYNKENKYLAAICAAPSVLAKNGVLNGKNVTAFPSVISDLEKANANVINKGVVVDGKIITGQSAAYSIDFGLTLVETILGKEKRIEIEKSIIRSSK; encoded by the coding sequence ATGAAAGTTGTTATGACATTAGTTAAAGATTTTGAACTTTTGGAAGCAGTTGGCTCTATTGATATGCTAAGGAGAGCTGATATTGATTTAGATATTGTATCAGTATTTAATGAAGATATAGTTATGTCTTATCATAATGTGGGATTAACAGTAGATAAAAAAATGAAAGATATTGATTTAAATAGTTATGATATGTTAATATTACCAGGTGGAGCAGGCACAGTTAATTATTTCAATTCAAAAGAATTAATGCAGGTTGTTAAAGAGTATAATAAAGAAAATAAGTATTTAGCAGCCATATGTGCAGCACCATCAGTTTTAGCAAAAAATGGTGTTTTAAATGGGAAAAATGTTACGGCATTTCCAAGTGTAATTTCTGATTTAGAAAAGGCTAATGCTAATGTAATAAATAAAGGTGTGGTTGTAGATGGTAAAATTATTACAGGACAATCTGCGGCTTATAGTATAGATTTTGGATTAACATTAGTTGAAACTATATTAGGAAAAGAAAAAAGAATAGAAATAGAGAAATCAATAATTAGAAGCTCAAAGTAG
- a CDS encoding SDR family NAD(P)-dependent oxidoreductase translates to MKKLAIITGATSGIGYEITKLIAKEDVDILMISRNKDKMETVKKELELFNKNKISILSIDLSKNLETDFENIVNEIGDRSIKYFINNSGFGDYGEFSSADIEKQRNMINLNILALTNLTKIFFDNVKSDSESYLLNVASVASFMSGPLMSVYYATKAYVLSFTRALIYENRENKNIHISVLCPGPTKTNFIKSSNLENSGLFNKLKIMSAYDVARIGFSELKKGKKVIIPGINNKIGVILNKFAPSNLVSYIVYKINKKK, encoded by the coding sequence ATGAAAAAGTTGGCAATAATAACAGGTGCAACTAGCGGTATAGGTTATGAAATAACTAAATTAATAGCCAAAGAAGACGTTGATATATTAATGATATCTAGAAATAAAGATAAAATGGAAACTGTTAAAAAAGAATTAGAATTATTTAATAAAAATAAAATAAGTATATTATCAATAGATTTATCTAAAAATTTAGAAACTGATTTTGAAAATATAGTAAATGAGATTGGAGATAGATCAATTAAATACTTTATAAACAATTCAGGTTTTGGAGATTATGGAGAATTTTCTAGTGCAGATATAGAAAAGCAAAGAAATATGATAAATTTAAATATATTGGCATTAACTAATTTAACTAAGATATTTTTTGATAATGTAAAATCAGATAGTGAATCATATTTATTAAATGTAGCATCAGTAGCATCTTTTATGTCAGGACCATTAATGTCAGTATATTATGCAACTAAGGCTTATGTATTGTCATTTACGAGAGCATTAATATATGAAAATAGAGAAAATAAGAATATTCATATATCTGTATTATGTCCAGGCCCAACTAAGACTAATTTTATTAAATCATCTAATTTAGAAAATTCAGGATTATTTAATAAATTAAAAATTATGTCAGCCTATGATGTTGCTAGAATAGGGTTTAGTGAACTAAAAAAAGGTAAAAAAGTAATAATACCTGGAATAAATAATAAAATAGGTGTAATACTTAATAAGTTTGCACCAAGTAATTTAGTAAGTTATATAGTATATAAAATAAATAAGAAAAAGTAA